A stretch of Aerococcus urinaehominis DNA encodes these proteins:
- a CDS encoding helix-turn-helix transcriptional regulator produces MSKTSELIKKLSDDNDEFKQAYEEARLKSDFVDLIFELEATYDLSGSQIAEKANKSRATINRIKSGEMNPSLKLMNEIAAPFGKQVKVSLVDK; encoded by the coding sequence ATGAGTAAGACTAGCGAATTAATAAAAAAACTTTCAGATGATAATGATGAGTTCAAACAGGCTTATGAGGAAGCTAGGTTAAAATCAGACTTTGTCGATTTAATTTTTGAATTAGAAGCAACATATGATTTATCAGGCAGTCAAATAGCTGAAAAAGCTAACAAAAGTCGCGCAACCATTAATCGCATCAAGTCTGGAGAAATGAATCCGTCGCTTAAACTCATGAATGAAATTGCGGCACCGTTTGGTAAGCAGGTTAAAGTCAGTTTAGTAGACAAATGA
- a CDS encoding type II toxin-antitoxin system RelE/ParE family toxin, translating into MDKPTFDWGKDFDAFLNSLSNRDKAYLLEMIERIENLGLADSIQKQRVKKLDKNLYEIRVSATDSKKLRGIYFHLDNNTYFIVHGFIKKTAKTPLKEIRLAKERRQKEIDNHE; encoded by the coding sequence ATGGACAAGCCGACCTTTGATTGGGGCAAGGATTTCGATGCTTTCCTTAACAGCCTATCTAATAGAGATAAGGCTTATTTACTTGAAATGATTGAAAGAATAGAAAATTTAGGATTGGCTGATTCTATTCAAAAACAAAGGGTTAAAAAACTTGATAAAAATTTATATGAAATACGAGTAAGTGCCACTGACAGTAAAAAATTGCGTGGTATATATTTCCATTTGGATAATAATACTTATTTTATTGTTCATGGTTTTATTAAAAAGACTGCAAAGACACCGTTAAAAGAAATCAGACTGGCTAAAGAAAGACGACAAAAGGAGATTGACAATCATGAGTAA
- the mazE gene encoding type II toxin-antitoxin system PemI/MazE family antitoxin, with protein MQTYRTRKQGNSITITVPKDLNVEAGQEFVVIQGEGGSFTYIPKLDDIFLIAEENNLDLRPTEEVWEDDYLSGHETI; from the coding sequence ATGCAAACTTATAGAACACGAAAACAAGGTAATTCTATCACCATTACTGTCCCAAAAGACTTAAATGTTGAAGCCGGCCAAGAATTCGTTGTTATTCAAGGTGAAGGTGGCTCATTTACCTATATTCCTAAGCTAGATGATATCTTCTTAATTGCTGAAGAAAACAACTTAGATCTTCGACCTACTGAAGAAGTATGGGAGGATGACTATCTAAGTGGCCATGAAACAATTTAA
- a CDS encoding type II toxin-antitoxin system PemK/MazF family toxin, which translates to MKQFKTYNYNGYTPKQKDIVWINLNPTQGREMNKRRPVIVISRDEYNAMTGFVIVCPITSTKRDHYIKLASKLETNGYIDYFQVKSIDFQSKERDIAFIEQADLQTFGLLAQRFRQLFDFKI; encoded by the coding sequence ATGAAACAATTTAAAACTTATAACTATAACGGTTATACACCTAAACAAAAAGACATCGTCTGGATTAACTTAAATCCTACTCAAGGCAGAGAAATGAATAAAAGAAGACCTGTCATAGTGATCAGTCGTGATGAATACAATGCCATGACAGGTTTTGTTATTGTATGCCCTATCACCTCAACGAAACGTGACCACTACATTAAACTAGCTAGTAAGTTGGAAACTAATGGATATATTGATTACTTTCAGGTAAAAAGTATCGATTTCCAATCTAAAGAGAGAGATATTGCCTTTATCGAGCAAGCTGATTTGCAAACATTTGGACTATTGGCCCAGCGGTTTAGGCAGCTTTTTGACTTCAAAATTTAA
- a CDS encoding IS256 family transposase yields MAQLNITLNLEEITEAVLNSDMDQMMKSLTVTIFNAYMQAEREEFINAKRYERTDDRKDYRNGSYKRNFKTKVGTVELDVPRTRSGEFDTKLFDKYQRMDKAFVAVLTEMYINGVSTRRIKKVVETLCGEGVSKSFVSSVNKNLDPAVFEFKGRSLTHTNFRYVYVDAMYIKVRENHRSVSKGVYIAQGINDDNRREIIGFMIADNESEENWKNFFLDLKARGLTKPTLIISDAHKGLKSAISNQFLGTTWQRCTVHFLRNILAHFPKKDCSHERSLLKRIFNADSQQRARELKFEFVEYVSGNEKYDKAVNTLEEGFEDAIPYLLEPTPYRVSLKTTNSLERLNREIRRREKVVGLFPNIEAAERLIGSVLLDLHEYWETCPHKFFNNIV; encoded by the coding sequence ATGGCTCAACTAAATATTACCCTAAACTTAGAAGAAATTACAGAGGCAGTTCTAAACAGTGATATGGATCAGATGATGAAGTCCCTAACTGTAACCATCTTTAATGCCTATATGCAAGCAGAGCGTGAGGAATTTATTAATGCTAAGCGCTATGAGCGCACAGATGACCGGAAAGATTATCGTAATGGCTCCTATAAAAGAAACTTTAAAACAAAGGTAGGGACTGTTGAACTGGATGTCCCTCGGACACGATCAGGAGAATTTGATACCAAGCTATTCGATAAATATCAACGTATGGACAAGGCCTTTGTGGCTGTTTTAACCGAAATGTATATTAATGGGGTCTCAACACGCCGTATTAAGAAGGTTGTTGAAACACTCTGTGGCGAAGGTGTTTCTAAATCATTTGTCTCTTCAGTAAATAAAAACTTGGACCCTGCTGTTTTCGAATTTAAAGGGCGTTCCCTAACACATACGAATTTTCGATATGTTTATGTCGATGCCATGTATATTAAAGTTCGCGAAAACCATCGTTCTGTCTCTAAAGGTGTTTATATTGCTCAGGGTATTAACGATGATAATCGTCGCGAAATTATCGGCTTTATGATTGCTGATAATGAATCAGAAGAAAACTGGAAGAACTTCTTCCTTGATTTAAAGGCCAGAGGCCTAACTAAACCAACATTAATTATATCTGACGCCCACAAGGGACTAAAATCAGCGATTAGTAATCAATTTTTAGGCACTACCTGGCAACGGTGTACGGTTCATTTTCTACGTAATATTTTAGCTCATTTTCCAAAAAAGGATTGCAGTCATGAGAGAAGTCTTCTAAAGAGAATATTTAATGCTGATAGTCAACAAAGAGCGCGAGAGTTAAAATTTGAATTTGTAGAATACGTTAGTGGCAATGAGAAATATGACAAAGCTGTTAATACGCTAGAGGAAGGCTTCGAAGATGCTATCCCATACTTATTAGAACCCACACCTTATCGCGTTTCACTGAAAACAACTAACAGTCTAGAAAGGCTAAATCGAGAAATTAGAAGAAGAGAGAAAGTTGTCGGCCTCTTTCCTAATATAGAGGCTGCGGAGCGACTTATAGGAAGTGTATTGCTTGATTTGCATGAATATTGGGAGACATGTCCTCATAAATTCTTTAATAACATAGTCTAA
- a CDS encoding Eco57I restriction-modification methylase domain-containing protein, with protein sequence MNDTERDLTVIDPYSEVKRQLYAYTLPEVPSHDGFVKIGDTTQAVNQRIIQQVGTVGLNPDLLFTRLARRSDGTWFRDHDFHRYLRLNGIEAKDFNKSAREWFDFGDHVDRAEDLADKYIALDYDEVQLPDGDTDYVLRQEQAQAVEETLAYIRDDKTPREFLWNAKPRFGKTLSTYDLIRHLKTNNVLIVTNRPAIANSWYDDFEKFIASKEPQMKFVTNGDTLKDKGLSRDEFMQLAISSDEDIQQIVFLSLQDLKGAEFAGGPHKKLEWVGQLDWDLLVIDEAHEGVDTVKTDKAFDQLKRHFTLHLSGTPFKQLASDKFRADQIFNWSYVDEQTAKENWSLADGHNPYETLPTMNLFTYQMSDIVRQDVSGGLALDEDTNVDYAFDLNEFFRVKDNGRFEYEDDVKRFLDNLSSGKFPFSPDQHRAELDHTFWLLPRVAAAKALEKLLNQHPVFKDYQTILAAGDGVSLVDDGDQAITEGEAQSYTANTKSFERVRQAIDQHDQTITLSVGQLTTGVTIPEWTAVLMLNNIKSPALYFQAAFRAQNPHQFVKAGELIQKENAYIFDFAPVRTLQLYSEFAQNLSGERTATTQDQHDRIKTLLNFFPVIAEDEGGEMKAIDAGEVMTIPNKMVSREVVKQGFMSNLLFANVSGIFAPNSRLKEIIDKIQPEENKRLQNRREINLTNPSLDEHGNVAIAKHLTEDLTQDIFGDKIWQADAKVVEVLNDQQIDTRKKESNLVDMIVDNLDTDKLFENFDITRKGQQRTIEDNIKEGVQNRVERNHLTMVNQVREIDSAYAIKIEALEANQDQAEAEKVVQRQVLDQERDSQIQAAQDNFITAVQDDVETVLAQEVRNQQVNSEEKKKKVTEDDTRDHLRGFARTIPSFLMAYGDDDTTLANFERRIDADTFEELTSITIDEFKLLRDGYYDQEMGKEIPGVFNEIVFDESIKEFNQTKDRLANYFDRDQEEDIFDYIPPQKTNQIFTPKAVVKMMVDALEEENPGIFTNKDLKFADLYAKSGLYMTEVVTRLFQGLADEIPDDKERLDSIFNNQIYIATPTNILYNIVKNFVYGDDLAHLAEGHLIEVDTAKLAQEGRLADEIEAYFGKEGEQVKFDVIIGNPPYQEELAGGNLTKSKPVYHKFLDSAYEIADIVEVIHPARFLNNAGDTPKKWNNKMLNDTHLKIVFFEANAANIFPNTDIKGGVVVSYRDKNQDFGAIEIFIANENLKSILKKTKQSGNDSLSTLIFPAGSYKFEKTKVGQMSNPEYVKSVGCTLKTNAFDKLPEDFCFEKPNDNLRYARILGLYQRERIKKYIRTDFLAEHPNLDKYKVVLPFSNGSGEFGERLSSPSLEGPGVGHTQTVKSTILCKL encoded by the coding sequence ATGAATGATACAGAAAGAGATCTAACTGTCATTGATCCCTACAGTGAGGTCAAGCGACAATTGTATGCCTATACGCTACCAGAAGTGCCGAGTCACGACGGTTTTGTCAAGATTGGCGATACCACCCAAGCGGTTAACCAGCGGATTATCCAACAAGTCGGTACAGTGGGACTCAATCCTGACCTACTCTTTACCCGCTTAGCTAGGCGGTCAGATGGGACTTGGTTTAGGGACCATGATTTTCACCGCTATTTACGTCTAAATGGTATTGAAGCCAAGGATTTTAATAAGAGCGCCCGCGAGTGGTTTGATTTCGGTGACCACGTTGACCGTGCCGAAGATTTGGCTGATAAATATATTGCCCTAGATTATGATGAAGTCCAACTGCCTGATGGCGATACCGACTATGTGCTTCGTCAAGAGCAAGCCCAGGCGGTTGAAGAGACCCTGGCCTATATCCGTGATGATAAGACACCGAGAGAATTCTTGTGGAATGCCAAACCGCGCTTTGGTAAGACCTTATCGACCTATGACTTAATCCGCCATCTGAAAACTAACAATGTCCTGATTGTAACCAACCGGCCGGCCATCGCTAACTCATGGTACGATGATTTTGAAAAATTTATTGCCAGCAAAGAACCGCAAATGAAGTTTGTGACCAACGGGGACACCTTGAAAGATAAGGGGCTGAGCCGGGATGAATTTATGCAGTTGGCCATCTCTTCTGATGAAGACATCCAGCAAATTGTCTTCCTCTCTCTCCAGGACCTTAAGGGTGCAGAGTTTGCCGGTGGCCCCCACAAGAAATTAGAGTGGGTAGGCCAGCTGGATTGGGACCTCTTAGTTATTGATGAGGCCCACGAGGGGGTCGACACCGTTAAAACGGACAAGGCCTTTGACCAACTCAAGCGTCACTTTACCCTCCACCTATCAGGGACGCCTTTTAAGCAATTAGCCAGCGATAAATTTAGGGCTGACCAGATATTTAACTGGTCCTATGTGGACGAGCAGACAGCTAAGGAAAACTGGTCGCTAGCTGATGGCCACAACCCATACGAAACCCTGCCAACCATGAATCTCTTTACCTACCAAATGTCTGATATTGTCCGCCAAGATGTTAGTGGTGGCTTAGCCCTAGATGAGGATACCAATGTCGATTATGCCTTTGACCTCAATGAATTTTTTAGGGTCAAAGACAATGGCCGCTTTGAGTATGAAGATGACGTTAAGCGCTTTTTAGACAACCTATCTAGCGGTAAGTTTCCTTTTTCACCCGACCAACACCGGGCCGAACTTGACCATACCTTCTGGTTATTACCGAGAGTAGCCGCGGCCAAGGCTTTGGAAAAGCTACTAAACCAGCATCCCGTTTTTAAGGACTACCAGACGATCTTAGCAGCTGGGGATGGGGTCAGCCTAGTTGATGACGGCGACCAGGCCATTACGGAAGGGGAGGCCCAAAGTTATACCGCTAATACCAAGAGCTTTGAGCGGGTCCGGCAAGCGATTGACCAGCACGACCAGACTATTACCTTGTCAGTTGGTCAATTAACTACTGGTGTCACCATTCCAGAATGGACAGCTGTTTTGATGCTGAATAATATTAAATCACCCGCCCTTTATTTCCAGGCTGCCTTTAGGGCCCAAAATCCCCACCAATTTGTTAAAGCGGGCGAATTAATCCAAAAGGAAAACGCTTATATCTTTGACTTTGCTCCGGTCCGTACCCTGCAACTCTATAGCGAGTTTGCCCAAAACCTATCGGGTGAGCGGACGGCAACGACCCAAGACCAACATGACCGCATCAAGACCCTGCTGAATTTCTTCCCGGTCATCGCTGAAGATGAGGGTGGGGAGATGAAGGCCATTGATGCCGGTGAAGTGATGACCATTCCCAATAAAATGGTATCTAGAGAAGTGGTTAAGCAAGGCTTTATGTCTAACCTCTTATTTGCCAATGTATCTGGTATTTTTGCCCCTAACTCCCGTCTCAAGGAAATTATTGACAAGATTCAACCGGAAGAAAACAAGCGCCTACAAAATCGTCGGGAAATTAATCTGACTAATCCGTCCCTAGATGAACATGGCAATGTGGCAATTGCTAAGCATTTGACCGAAGACCTCACCCAGGATATTTTTGGCGATAAAATCTGGCAAGCGGACGCTAAAGTCGTTGAGGTTTTAAATGACCAGCAAATCGATACGCGCAAGAAGGAAAGCAATCTGGTTGATATGATTGTCGATAACCTAGATACCGACAAGCTCTTTGAGAACTTTGATATTACGCGCAAAGGCCAGCAAAGAACAATCGAAGATAATATTAAAGAAGGCGTCCAAAATCGGGTTGAGCGTAACCACCTAACCATGGTCAATCAGGTTAGAGAAATTGATAGCGCCTATGCCATTAAAATAGAGGCCTTAGAGGCCAACCAGGACCAAGCAGAAGCTGAAAAGGTCGTCCAAAGACAAGTCTTGGACCAGGAACGGGATAGCCAAATCCAAGCCGCCCAGGATAACTTTATCACGGCCGTGCAAGATGATGTCGAAACAGTATTGGCCCAGGAAGTCCGCAATCAACAGGTTAATAGTGAAGAGAAAAAGAAAAAGGTCACTGAGGATGACACTAGAGACCACCTGAGAGGCTTTGCCCGGACCATCCCATCCTTCCTCATGGCTTATGGGGATGACGACACGACCCTGGCTAACTTTGAGCGCCGTATTGATGCCGATACCTTCGAGGAACTAACCTCCATTACCATTGATGAATTTAAATTATTGCGCGATGGTTACTATGACCAGGAAATGGGTAAAGAGATTCCAGGCGTCTTTAATGAAATTGTCTTTGACGAGTCGATTAAGGAATTTAACCAGACCAAGGACCGCCTGGCCAACTACTTTGATCGCGACCAGGAAGAAGATATTTTTGACTACATTCCACCGCAAAAAACCAACCAAATCTTTACCCCTAAGGCTGTGGTCAAGATGATGGTGGATGCTCTAGAAGAAGAGAACCCAGGTATTTTTACGAATAAAGACCTGAAATTTGCGGATCTATACGCCAAGTCCGGGCTCTACATGACTGAAGTTGTCACAAGGCTCTTCCAAGGCTTAGCCGATGAAATACCAGACGATAAAGAGCGCTTAGATTCGATTTTTAACAATCAAATCTATATCGCCACACCAACTAATATTCTATATAATATTGTTAAGAACTTTGTCTATGGCGACGACCTGGCCCACTTGGCTGAGGGCCACCTAATAGAAGTTGATACCGCCAAACTAGCCCAAGAAGGGCGGTTGGCAGATGAAATCGAAGCATACTTCGGGAAAGAGGGTGAACAAGTGAAATTTGATGTGATTATTGGAAATCCTCCTTATCAAGAGGAATTAGCTGGTGGAAATTTAACGAAATCCAAACCGGTGTATCATAAGTTTTTAGATAGTGCTTATGAAATTGCCGATATAGTGGAAGTCATTCATCCAGCCCGTTTTCTAAATAATGCTGGGGATACACCGAAAAAATGGAATAATAAGATGTTAAATGATACACATCTTAAAATCGTATTTTTTGAAGCTAATGCGGCTAATATCTTCCCTAATACAGATATAAAGGGTGGAGTCGTTGTATCATATAGGGATAAAAATCAGGATTTTGGAGCAATTGAAATCTTCATAGCTAATGAGAATTTAAAATCTATTTTGAAAAAGACTAAACAGTCGGGTAATGACTCTCTATCAACTCTGATTTTTCCAGCGGGTTCATATAAATTCGAAAAGACAAAAGTAGGGCAAATGTCAAATCCTGAGTATGTGAAATCTGTTGGTTGTACATTAAAAACTAATGCCTTTGATAAGCTCCCAGAGGATTTTTGCTTTGAAAAGCCTAATGATAATTTAAGATATGCGCGTATATTAGGCTTATACCAAAGAGAGCGTATTAAAAAATATATTAGAACAGATTTCTTAGCAGAACATCCAAATCTGGATAAATATAAAGTGGTACTTCCATTTTCAAATGGTTCGGGAGAGTTCGGAGAGAGACTAAGTTCACCTAGTCTTGAAGGCCCAGGCGTAGGTCATACTCAAACTGTCAAGTCCACAATCTTGTGTAAATTATAG
- a CDS encoding methylase yields the protein MDERLIKSKARVQKHGEVFTPKWLVKKMLDVPEIKAATDNLYQTFLEPAAGEGAFLVEILKRKLIMVKDSYNNSLAMYENYSLLALSTIYGIELLEDNLASCQDHLYDIYEDFYRTQADQHGGRFKTKVRESARTIIEANIVQGDFLKRETNLGAPVVFSEWTPIQMKAGDTFITVQRTEYSLDEIYDQVDKIPGALVDSQASPAFEQLSLFDVFEPVSEPGDQEPNQYYSPVRISDVYRLEMETRDE from the coding sequence ATGGATGAACGTCTAATCAAGTCCAAAGCTCGCGTCCAAAAACATGGGGAGGTTTTTACGCCCAAGTGGCTAGTTAAGAAGATGCTGGACGTGCCGGAAATTAAGGCCGCCACTGATAACTTATACCAGACCTTTTTGGAACCGGCAGCCGGTGAGGGGGCGTTTTTGGTGGAAATTCTCAAGCGCAAGCTAATTATGGTCAAGGACAGCTACAATAACAGCTTGGCCATGTATGAAAATTATTCGCTCTTGGCCCTTTCAACCATCTACGGCATTGAACTTTTGGAAGATAACCTGGCCTCCTGCCAGGACCACCTCTATGATATTTATGAGGACTTTTATCGGACCCAGGCTGACCAGCATGGGGGCCGTTTTAAGACCAAGGTCAGAGAATCGGCCCGGACCATTATTGAAGCTAATATTGTCCAAGGAGACTTTCTCAAGCGTGAAACCAACTTGGGGGCACCGGTTGTTTTTAGTGAATGGACGCCAATCCAGATGAAGGCCGGTGACACCTTTATAACCGTCCAACGTACTGAATACAGCCTGGATGAAATCTATGACCAGGTTGATAAGATACCCGGTGCTTTAGTAGATAGTCAGGCTAGTCCTGCCTTCGAACAATTGAGCCTCTTTGATGTCTTTGAACCAGTAAGTGAACCTGGCGACCAGGAGCCAAACCAATACTATAGTCCTGTACGCATAAGTGATGTCTATCGTTTAGAAATGGAGACCAGAGATGAATGA
- a CDS encoding type II toxin-antitoxin system RelE family toxin, with protein sequence MLRKMDRHQAQLLVGWINKNLVGTNDPRQFGKALKGQYQDYWRYRIGNYRIIADILDDQIKINIIDVGHRKEIY encoded by the coding sequence ATGTTAAGAAAAATGGATAGGCATCAAGCTCAGTTACTTGTTGGCTGGATTAATAAAAACCTCGTAGGGACTAACGATCCACGTCAATTTGGAAAGGCCCTAAAAGGTCAATACCAAGATTATTGGCGCTATCGAATTGGTAATTATCGTATTATTGCTGATATTTTGGATGATCAAATCAAAATTAATATTATCGATGTTGGTCATCGAAAAGAAATTTACTAA
- the relB gene encoding type II toxin-antitoxin system RelB family antitoxin, with product MSTVTVRLNTDEQKLFTEYAKMHDMPLSTLLKNALEERIEDEIDLKLIRDFENSPDYYDEEYLSHEEVSKMVGL from the coding sequence ATGTCTACTGTAACTGTCAGATTAAATACGGATGAACAAAAATTATTTACTGAATACGCCAAAATGCATGATATGCCTCTGTCTACACTATTAAAGAATGCTCTTGAAGAGCGTATTGAAGACGAAATTGACTTAAAATTGATTAGAGATTTTGAGAATTCTCCAGATTATTATGATGAAGAATATTTGAGTCACGAAGAAGTAAGCAAGATGGTTGGACTGTAG
- a CDS encoding Ohr family peroxiredoxin: protein MSNYEKIYATTSLNTGGRQGESALTDGSFKVAIDTPKEMGGQGQGQNPEQLLAMAYSACFNSALQANLAMAKEKAESKVAVQVDMYKKPDAVDFKLGAKIQVAIDGMTADQVQAFAEKAHQTCPFSKAMAGNIDISLEVVDFDSI, encoded by the coding sequence ATGTCAAACTATGAGAAAATTTATGCAACCACTAGCCTAAATACCGGTGGCCGGCAAGGGGAGAGTGCCTTAACTGACGGATCTTTTAAAGTTGCCATTGACACCCCTAAAGAAATGGGCGGTCAAGGCCAGGGACAAAATCCGGAGCAACTATTAGCCATGGCCTACTCAGCCTGTTTCAACTCAGCTCTACAAGCCAACCTAGCCATGGCCAAGGAAAAGGCCGAGAGTAAAGTTGCCGTCCAAGTCGATATGTACAAGAAGCCGGATGCGGTTGATTTTAAATTAGGGGCAAAGATCCAAGTGGCTATTGATGGCATGACCGCTGACCAGGTCCAAGCCTTTGCGGAAAAAGCCCACCAGACCTGTCCATTTTCTAAAGCTATGGCGGGTAATATTGATATTAGCTTAGAAGTAGTGGATTTTGATAGTATCTAG
- a CDS encoding acetamidase/formamidase family protein produces the protein MIKINRDQFVFAMDKNNPPAAQAKSGDQVVFDLMDCFSDTVKSEADTISEIDFNKINPATGPLYVEEAEVGDVLKVTIEDIKLDPQGAVMSAPGLNKYFSNNITKEQTVICPIDDAAGTFEFQGVTLPLNKHIGVIGTAPAGEAVTTGTPRMHGGNMDNTKIAPGSILYLPVNTPGALLAMGDMHASMGDGEVWGSGVEVGGQVTVTVEVLKDSHMPTPFVETADAYYAFGAADNMEEAVTLASDNLHQFIMDEAGLDFNQAGMLMTIKANLAPCQIVNPDASFRFGIAKDILEAAKGFKG, from the coding sequence ATGATTAAAATTAATCGCGACCAATTTGTCTTTGCGATGGATAAAAATAATCCCCCTGCTGCCCAGGCCAAGTCTGGCGACCAAGTGGTTTTTGATCTGATGGACTGCTTTTCTGATACAGTCAAATCTGAGGCCGATACCATTTCAGAAATCGACTTTAACAAGATTAACCCTGCCACTGGCCCCCTCTATGTGGAGGAAGCTGAGGTTGGTGATGTGCTCAAGGTGACCATTGAAGACATTAAACTAGACCCCCAAGGTGCTGTCATGTCGGCACCTGGCCTAAACAAGTATTTCTCAAATAATATCACTAAGGAACAAACGGTCATTTGTCCCATAGATGATGCGGCCGGCACCTTTGAATTCCAGGGTGTCACCCTGCCCCTCAACAAGCATATCGGCGTAATCGGCACGGCGCCAGCTGGTGAGGCAGTTACGACTGGTACACCGCGCATGCATGGCGGTAATATGGATAATACCAAGATTGCCCCAGGTTCGATTCTGTATTTGCCAGTCAATACGCCTGGTGCCCTCTTGGCCATGGGTGACATGCACGCTTCTATGGGCGATGGCGAGGTCTGGGGCTCAGGTGTTGAAGTGGGTGGCCAGGTGACAGTCACAGTTGAAGTCTTAAAAGATAGTCACATGCCAACCCCATTTGTAGAAACAGCTGATGCCTACTATGCTTTCGGGGCAGCCGATAACATGGAAGAAGCAGTCACCCTGGCTTCTGATAACCTCCACCAGTTTATTATGGACGAGGCCGGTCTCGACTTTAACCAGGCGGGCATGCTGATGACAATTAAGGCTAACTTGGCCCCTTGCCAAATTGTCAACCCTGATGCCTCCTTCCGCTTTGGCATTGCTAAAGATATTTTAGAAGCTGCCAAGGGCTTTAAAGGCTAA
- a CDS encoding ArgE/DapE family deacylase yields the protein MDKQEKIKILQDIVKIESVNDNEKDVADYLEKLFAQHGIKSEHVENSPTRHNLVAEYQKGEGKVLAISGHEDVVAAGDPADWTYPPFSGHIEGDKLYGRGATDMKSGLAALAIAMIELKEADADLAGTIRFMATVGEEVGALGSTLLAEKGYTKDIDAMLIGEPVDVAAYTHKGSLNFTVIAKGKSAHSSMPQEGVNSISNMAKFITRFDEAFAKVSADYHNEVLGNVAASVTIINGGDQVNSIPAQTTVQGNIRTIPEFDNQKVKDLLQAICDELNQAEGVDLVLRIDYDLNSVLSDKDSGLIKAVLANTDAQPGGISPVTDAAAFTKTDNQFDLVIYGPGVSTLPHQVNEYVSIEDYLTKIDEYKAIISDYLSK from the coding sequence TTGGATAAACAAGAAAAAATAAAAATCTTACAGGATATTGTCAAAATCGAATCAGTCAATGATAACGAAAAAGATGTGGCTGATTATTTAGAAAAGCTGTTTGCCCAACATGGCATCAAGAGTGAGCATGTAGAAAATAGCCCAACCCGCCATAATTTAGTAGCTGAATACCAAAAGGGTGAGGGTAAGGTGCTAGCCATTTCTGGTCATGAGGATGTGGTGGCAGCAGGTGACCCAGCTGATTGGACCTATCCACCATTTTCAGGCCATATTGAAGGCGACAAGTTGTACGGACGCGGCGCGACTGACATGAAATCAGGCCTAGCTGCTCTAGCTATTGCCATGATCGAACTCAAGGAAGCAGATGCGGACTTGGCCGGTACCATCCGCTTTATGGCAACGGTTGGTGAAGAAGTCGGCGCTTTAGGCTCAACCTTATTAGCTGAAAAAGGCTATACCAAGGATATTGATGCCATGCTGATTGGGGAACCAGTGGACGTGGCGGCCTATACCCACAAGGGCTCACTTAATTTCACTGTCATTGCTAAGGGTAAATCAGCCCACTCATCCATGCCCCAAGAAGGGGTTAACTCCATATCCAACATGGCTAAATTCATCACCCGTTTTGATGAAGCCTTCGCTAAAGTTAGTGCCGATTACCATAATGAGGTTTTAGGTAATGTGGCTGCTTCTGTTACCATCATTAATGGCGGGGACCAAGTTAACTCAATTCCAGCTCAAACCACTGTCCAAGGCAACATTCGGACCATTCCAGAATTTGATAACCAAAAAGTCAAAGACCTCTTGCAAGCTATTTGTGATGAACTAAATCAAGCAGAGGGTGTTGACCTGGTATTACGGATTGACTATGACCTCAATTCTGTTTTATCTGACAAGGATTCTGGACTAATCAAGGCTGTTTTGGCTAATACTGATGCCCAACCAGGTGGCATTTCACCAGTTACTGATGCGGCGGCCTTTACCAAAACCGATAACCAATTTGACCTGGTCATCTACGGTCCTGGGGTATCCACCTTGCCTCACCAAGTCAATGAGTATGTGTCAATTGAGGACTATCTCACTAAAATTGATGAGTACAAGGCCATCATTAGCGACTACTTAAGTAAATAA